Proteins from a single region of Oncorhynchus nerka isolate Pitt River linkage group LG18, Oner_Uvic_2.0, whole genome shotgun sequence:
- the LOC115146637 gene encoding transmembrane protein 179 — protein MALDNVLFAQCILYFLAFVFGFISVVPLSENTEDFHGKCLLFTRGMWQNENITVSKQRFIVEEWGPESSCSFITFVGIASLVLSAVQAWRLLFFLCKGHDDSLFNAFLNLVISSLVVFTVFLSSTIVSVGFNLWCDAITEGGSMSSSCEDLQDTDLELGLDNSSFYDQFAIAQFGLWAAWLTWMGITVMAFLKVYHNYRQEDLLDSLIHEKELLLGRSSRRGSDANQMKSGMV, from the exons ATGGCCCTCGATAATGTACTTTTCGCGCAATGCATCCTCTATTTTTTGGCGTTTGTGTTTGGCTTTATTTCCGTAGTGCCTCTCTCCGAAAACACGGAGGATTTTCATGGAAAATGCTTGCTTTTCACGCGTGGTATGTGGCAGAATGAGAACATCACAGTTTCAAAGCAGCGCTTCATCGTTGAGGAGTGGGGACCGGAGTCTTCCTGCAGTTTCATCACTTTTGTCGGGATAGCATCTCTCGTCCTCTCCGCAGTGCAGGCATGGAGACTGCTGTTCTTTCTTTGCAAAGGCCACGACGA TTCCCTGTTCAATGCCTTCCTGAATCTGGTGATCAGCTCCCTGGTGGTGTTCACAGTGTTCCTCTCCAGCACCATCGTCAGTGTGGGCTTCAACCTGTGGTGTGACGCCatcacagagggagggagcatgTCCAGCAG CTGTGAGGACCTGCAGGACACTGATCTGGAGTTAGGCCTTGACAACTCCTCGTTCTATGACCAGTTTGCCATTGCTCAG TTTGGTCTGTGGGCAGCGTGGCTGACGTGGATGGGTATCACGGTCATGGCCTTCCTCAAGGTCTACCACAACTACCGCCAGGAGGACCTTCTGGACAGTCTGATCCACGAGAAGGAGCTGCTGCTGGGACGCTCGTCCCGCCGGGGCTCTGATGCCAACCAGATGAAGAGTGGCATGGTCTAA